The following are encoded in a window of Geobacter metallireducens GS-15 genomic DNA:
- the eno gene encoding phosphopyruvate hydratase, which translates to MSEITDVYAREILDSRGNPTLEVEVFLESGVMGRAAVPSGASTGEREALELRDGDKSRYLGKGVLKAVDNVNNIIAEQIIGMEATDQIGIDQRMLDLDGTEYKSNLGANAILGVSLAVAKAAAEEVGLPLYQYIGGSNAKELPLPMMNILNGGAHADNNVDIQEFMIMPAGAKSFAEALRMGAEIFHALKGVLKGKGYNTAVGDEGGFAPNLKSNEEALEVIMDAIQKAGYKPGEEVLLALDVASSELFNDGVYTLENEAEPKKTPAQMVDFYENLVNKYPIVSIEDGMAENDWDGWKLLTDRLGKRIQIVGDDLFVTNPRILKEGIQKGIANSILIKLNQIGSLTETLDAIEMAKRAGYTCVISHRSGETEDTTLADLSVAVNAGQIKTGSLCRTDRVAKYNQLLRIEDELDTTALFRGKDVFYNIRK; encoded by the coding sequence ATGAGCGAAATTACCGATGTCTACGCGCGAGAGATACTCGACTCCCGCGGCAACCCGACCCTGGAGGTCGAAGTTTTCCTGGAGTCCGGCGTTATGGGAAGGGCTGCCGTTCCCTCCGGCGCATCTACCGGCGAGCGCGAGGCCCTGGAGCTTCGCGACGGAGACAAGTCCCGCTACCTCGGCAAGGGGGTCCTCAAGGCAGTCGACAACGTCAACAACATCATTGCCGAGCAGATCATCGGCATGGAAGCCACCGACCAGATCGGAATCGACCAGCGGATGCTGGATCTGGACGGCACCGAGTACAAGAGCAACCTGGGAGCCAACGCCATTCTCGGCGTGTCCCTGGCAGTGGCCAAGGCCGCAGCCGAAGAAGTGGGGCTCCCCCTCTATCAGTACATCGGCGGCAGCAACGCCAAGGAGCTTCCGCTCCCCATGATGAACATCCTGAACGGCGGCGCCCATGCCGACAACAACGTCGACATCCAGGAATTCATGATCATGCCGGCCGGCGCAAAATCCTTTGCCGAGGCGTTGCGCATGGGGGCTGAGATCTTCCATGCCCTGAAGGGTGTCCTGAAAGGTAAAGGATACAATACCGCCGTTGGTGACGAAGGCGGTTTCGCCCCTAACCTGAAGTCCAACGAAGAGGCCCTGGAAGTCATCATGGACGCGATCCAGAAGGCCGGCTACAAGCCGGGCGAGGAAGTGCTCCTGGCCCTGGACGTGGCCTCTTCGGAACTCTTCAACGATGGCGTCTACACCCTGGAGAACGAGGCCGAGCCCAAGAAAACCCCGGCCCAGATGGTCGATTTCTACGAAAACCTCGTAAACAAATACCCGATCGTCTCCATCGAGGACGGCATGGCCGAGAACGACTGGGACGGCTGGAAGCTCCTCACCGACCGCCTGGGCAAACGAATCCAGATCGTCGGCGATGACCTCTTCGTCACCAACCCCCGTATCCTCAAAGAGGGGATCCAGAAGGGGATCGCCAACTCGATCCTGATCAAACTGAACCAGATCGGCTCCCTCACCGAAACCCTGGACGCCATCGAAATGGCCAAGCGCGCCGGTTACACCTGCGTCATCTCCCACCGCTCGGGCGAGACCGAGGACACCACCCTGGCCGACCTCTCCGTGGCGGTCAACGCCGGCCAGATCAAGACCGGTTCCCTCTGCCGCACCGACCGGGTCGCCAAGTACAACCAGCTCCTGCGGATCGAGGACGAGCTCGACACCACCGCCCTCTTCCGGGGCAAGGATGTCTTCTACAACATCCGCAAGTAG